One region of Desulfobacterales bacterium genomic DNA includes:
- the fabD gene encoding ACP S-malonyltransferase yields the protein MGNERKKIAVMFPGQGSQYVGMVKEFLDSDPRAGELMDMAEAVSGFPLRSLCLEGPLSELTRSVHLQPAITAANLICWQALARAGVRADYFVGHSLGEYSALCAAGILTPEDTMELVTVRGRLMEREGRKHPGGMRAVLGLTMAEVTGALAGLAGRGIVTAANHNSEKQVVISGDPAGLDAAAALFAEQGAKVIPLQVSVANHSPLVADAVPDFRAAMARINFARPTVPVLFNVTAAEETDPAAIRDIVARQIASPVRWFDSINSLVTRQVRIFIEVGPKTVLSGLLRKIAPRDYNYQRLQVDSPAGLAACLEKLG from the coding sequence ATGGGCAATGAGAGGAAAAAGATCGCGGTGATGTTTCCCGGCCAGGGCTCGCAGTACGTCGGGATGGTCAAGGAGTTCCTGGACAGCGATCCCCGGGCCGGGGAGTTGATGGACATGGCCGAGGCGGTGAGCGGTTTTCCGCTCCGCTCTCTCTGCCTGGAGGGACCGCTGTCCGAACTGACCCGGTCCGTGCATCTGCAGCCGGCGATCACGGCGGCCAATCTCATCTGCTGGCAGGCCCTTGCCCGGGCCGGGGTGCGGGCGGATTATTTTGTCGGTCACAGTCTCGGCGAGTACAGCGCCCTCTGCGCCGCCGGGATCCTGACCCCTGAAGATACCATGGAACTGGTCACCGTGCGGGGCCGGCTGATGGAGCGGGAAGGGCGGAAACATCCCGGCGGGATGCGGGCCGTGCTCGGATTGACCATGGCCGAGGTGACCGGGGCCCTGGCCGGCCTGGCTGGTCGCGGGATCGTGACCGCGGCCAATCATAACAGCGAGAAACAGGTGGTGATCTCCGGGGATCCTGCCGGCCTGGATGCGGCCGCGGCCCTGTTCGCCGAACAGGGCGCCAAGGTTATTCCCCTCCAGGTGAGCGTGGCCAACCACAGTCCCCTGGTGGCGGACGCGGTCCCTGATTTCAGGGCTGCCATGGCCAGGATCAACTTTGCCCGGCCGACTGTTCCGGTTTTGTTCAATGTCACGGCTGCCGAAGAGACCGACCCGGCGGCCATCCGCGATATCGTGGCCCGGCAGATTGCCAGCCCGGTGCGCTGGTTCGACAGTATCAATTCCCTGGTGACCCGGCAGGTGCGGATCTTTATCGAGGTCGGGCCGAAGACGGTCTTGAGCGGGCTGTTGCGAAAGATCGCGCCCCGGGATTACAACTACCAGCGGCTGCAGGTGGACAGCCCGGCCGGCCTGGCCGCCTGCCTGGAAAAACTGGGCTGA
- the lspA gene encoding signal peptidase II, translating to MVKLSRTDYAVFALAVLVVVADQLTKLWVHAVFQPFEVKIVIPGFFNLVLVSNTGAAFGLLSGEQTMARQLFFVVVAVIALGVMIFSYRHFKASGRIFAYAVGLIAGGAMGNLIDRLRFGAVTDFLDFHIKDYHWPAFNLADSAITIGVGLFLVGFWLDGKQQPADRLVSDEEY from the coding sequence ATGGTGAAACTCTCTCGAACGGATTACGCGGTGTTCGCTCTGGCAGTGCTGGTGGTGGTCGCCGACCAACTCACCAAGCTGTGGGTACACGCGGTCTTTCAGCCCTTTGAGGTGAAGATCGTGATCCCCGGGTTCTTTAACCTGGTGCTGGTGAGCAATACCGGGGCGGCCTTTGGCCTTTTAAGCGGCGAGCAGACCATGGCCCGGCAGCTGTTTTTCGTGGTGGTGGCCGTAATCGCCCTGGGGGTGATGATCTTTTCCTATCGCCATTTCAAGGCCTCGGGCCGGATCTTTGCCTATGCGGTCGGCCTGATTGCCGGCGGGGCAATGGGCAATCTGATCGATCGTCTCCGCTTCGGCGCGGTGACCGATTTTCTGGACTTCCATATTAAGGATTACCACTGGCCCGCCTTTAACCTGGCCGATTCCGCCATTACCATCGGGGTAGGCCTTTTTCTGGTCGGATTCTGGCTCGATGGCAAGCAACAGCCGGCGGACAGGCTGGTTTCAGATGAGGAGTATTGA